A part of Lacibacter sp. H407 genomic DNA contains:
- a CDS encoding murein hydrolase activator EnvC family protein has product MLKIILLSVCTLLTLALVAQDKAELEKKRKQTLQEIDVLNKQYSDVKKNTKQSIGQLTLIQKKIQLRNEVINNINKQVRTIEQDINASYIEMRRLKKDLDTLKLTYAHNVVYAYKNRSSYDVLNFIFSATNFNDAIRRIAYMKAYRSYRADQLAVIHKTEALYKDKIVQLTNNRKEKSTVLKDQSKEMGELVKDKEEQASVVNQLKKKEKEINSNIAAKRKQAQQMQASIQAIINREIAAAKKEADTKAKAERDRIANAKKEADRIAKENAKNNPGATTAPVVAAPVEKPAAPEKKVSYLEYNKEDLALGNSFEVNKGKLPFPVDNGFVSINFGSYTIPGTTLKTSQDFITIASPPGTSVKACFEGEVVSVFDVGGNTAVMVRHGKYFTTYSNLSSTTVSKGQTIKTGQVIGRVGTNLDGDGELNFILARENQMINPAPWLRGR; this is encoded by the coding sequence ATGCTGAAAATCATATTGCTCTCTGTTTGCACATTGCTCACGTTAGCGCTGGTAGCGCAGGATAAAGCAGAACTGGAGAAAAAGCGGAAACAAACGCTTCAGGAGATCGATGTGCTCAACAAGCAGTACAGTGATGTGAAGAAGAATACGAAACAAAGTATTGGACAACTCACCCTTATTCAGAAAAAGATACAGCTTCGGAACGAAGTGATCAATAACATTAATAAGCAGGTGCGAACCATTGAACAGGATATCAATGCATCGTATATTGAGATGCGTCGACTGAAAAAAGATCTTGATACATTGAAATTAACCTATGCCCACAATGTAGTGTATGCGTATAAAAACCGCAGCAGTTACGATGTACTCAATTTTATTTTCTCGGCTACTAATTTCAATGATGCTATTCGACGTATTGCATACATGAAAGCCTATCGTAGTTACAGGGCCGATCAATTAGCAGTTATTCATAAAACAGAAGCGTTGTACAAAGACAAAATTGTACAGCTCACCAATAACCGCAAAGAAAAAAGTACGGTACTGAAAGATCAAAGTAAAGAAATGGGCGAACTGGTAAAAGATAAAGAAGAACAGGCCAGCGTAGTAAACCAACTGAAAAAGAAAGAAAAAGAGATCAATAGTAACATTGCAGCTAAACGGAAACAGGCACAACAAATGCAGGCATCCATTCAGGCGATCATTAACCGTGAAATAGCAGCTGCTAAAAAAGAGGCCGACACAAAAGCAAAAGCAGAGAGAGACCGTATTGCCAATGCAAAAAAAGAAGCTGACCGTATAGCAAAAGAAAATGCGAAGAATAACCCGGGTGCTACAACGGCACCTGTTGTTGCTGCACCCGTTGAAAAACCGGCTGCACCAGAAAAGAAAGTAAGTTATCTCGAATACAACAAAGAAGATCTTGCATTGGGTAATAGTTTTGAAGTAAACAAGGGGAAGCTTCCCTTTCCGGTAGATAATGGATTTGTTTCGATCAACTTTGGATCATATACTATCCCCGGTACTACTCTAAAAACCAGTCAGGATTTTATCACCATCGCTTCGCCGCCGGGAACATCAGTAAAAGCTTGTTTCGAAGGTGAAGTTGTGAGTGTGTTTGATGTGGGTGGCAACACCGCTGTAATGGTTCGTCATGGGAAATACTTTACCACATACAGTAATCTCAGTTCAACAACAGTGAGCAAAGGGCAAACGATCAAAACAGGCCAGGTAATTGGCCGTGTGGGAACTAACCTTGATGGGGATGGTGAATTGAATTTTATTCTGGCACGAGAAAATCAAATGATCAATCCGGCACCTTGGTTAAGAGGTCGCTGA
- the bshA gene encoding N-acetyl-alpha-D-glucosaminyl L-malate synthase BshA produces the protein MKIGIVCYPTFGGSGVLATELGKALAEKGHSVHFITYQLPVRLSGFFTNIFYHEVRVPHYPLFDYPPYETTLASTMVDVVINNDLDLLHVHYAIPHASAAYMAKQILKKKGKDIPVITTLHGTDITLVGKDKTFEPVVTFSINESDAITAVSHNLRKETYHSFHIEKEIEVIHNFVDVKRFDKKPLDAFRKVLAPNGERIIAHASNFRKVKRVNDIIHIFDQINKAVPSKLLMVGDGPDRPGAEELCRELGICDDVRFLGKQQEMEEILAISDLFILTSEYESFGLSALEAMAAGVPVLSSNAGGIPEINIHGETGYMANIGDVNELSRLGIGLLKNEEQLQLFKQNAKEQAAKFDIHYIVPLYEELYERFVNVSATS, from the coding sequence ATGAAAATAGGTATTGTATGTTATCCCACGTTTGGCGGAAGTGGAGTATTGGCTACGGAGTTGGGAAAAGCATTGGCAGAGAAAGGCCATTCTGTACATTTTATCACGTATCAACTACCGGTACGGCTGAGTGGTTTTTTTACAAATATATTTTATCACGAAGTACGTGTACCGCATTATCCCTTGTTTGATTATCCGCCGTATGAAACCACGTTGGCAAGTACAATGGTGGATGTGGTGATCAATAACGATCTGGATCTGCTGCATGTGCATTATGCCATTCCGCATGCATCAGCGGCTTATATGGCCAAACAGATCTTGAAGAAAAAAGGAAAAGATATTCCCGTGATTACAACGCTGCACGGAACGGACATAACACTGGTTGGAAAAGACAAAACCTTTGAACCGGTTGTTACATTTTCGATCAACGAAAGCGATGCCATTACTGCAGTATCGCACAACCTTCGGAAAGAAACCTATCATTCATTTCATATTGAAAAAGAAATTGAAGTGATTCACAACTTTGTGGATGTAAAACGCTTTGATAAAAAACCATTGGATGCATTCCGCAAAGTGCTGGCTCCAAACGGCGAACGTATTATTGCACACGCCAGTAACTTTCGTAAAGTAAAACGTGTTAATGATATCATTCACATTTTTGATCAGATCAACAAAGCTGTTCCTTCTAAATTACTGATGGTGGGTGATGGCCCTGATCGTCCGGGTGCAGAAGAACTTTGCCGTGAGTTGGGCATTTGTGATGATGTACGCTTTCTTGGCAAGCAACAGGAAATGGAAGAGATCCTTGCTATTTCAGACTTGTTTATTCTTACATCGGAATATGAAAGCTTTGGTTTATCTGCCCTCGAAGCAATGGCGGCAGGTGTACCGGTGTTATCAAGCAATGCAGGTGGTATTCCGGAAATCAATATTCATGGCGAAACAGGTTACATGGCAAATATTGGCGATGTAAATGAATTGAGCCGTTTGGGTATTGGGTTACTGAAGAATGAAGAGCAGTTGCAACTATTTAAACAAAATGCAAAGGAACAAGCAGCAAAATTTGATATTCACTACATTGTTCCTTTGTATGAAGAATTATATGAGCGTTTTGTAAACGTATCAGCGACCTCTTAA